A single genomic interval of Spirosoma taeanense harbors:
- a CDS encoding carboxypeptidase-like regulatory domain-containing protein, translating into MAVKQFMRGFWKQAFMGWLLVGAATGGWAQTPCVTVLTGRILGQDTHQPLAGATVFVRELGTGAVADTAGYFRLSAVCPGQYTLNVQFVGYKSITSSIAVRTDSLQTLAPIELLADSKTLQEVVVTKRRSEADQLLQIQTSLAGNALAATRGLSLGESLKTLPGLYSIQTGPSISKPVIHGLYSNRILTLNNGVRQEDQQWGSEHAPQIDPFLASQLTVIKGAASIRYGSDAIGGVILVEPKAMPLKPGFGGEVNLVGGTNGGQGVVSGLIEQAFGKKLTGLSWRLQGTLKRVGYARTPDYYLENSSYHENSFSGAVNYTRRIGTTGTAGIDVFYSQFYTKVGLFTGAQVGSLADFYAAIARPEPLHQPGFSYALGRPYQQVQHDLLKVRAFVRSDRLGTLTATVARQQNVRREYDLLSFSRATDPELYLKLVTQTADLIWEHQPLKTGGGGSGRGA; encoded by the coding sequence ATGGCGGTCAAGCAATTCATGCGGGGTTTCTGGAAGCAAGCGTTTATGGGGTGGCTGCTGGTTGGAGCAGCCACGGGCGGGTGGGCGCAGACTCCCTGCGTCACCGTATTGACCGGCCGGATTTTGGGACAGGACACGCATCAGCCGCTGGCGGGCGCTACGGTATTCGTACGTGAACTGGGTACTGGCGCTGTGGCTGACACGGCTGGTTACTTTCGGCTATCGGCTGTCTGTCCGGGTCAATACACTCTTAATGTGCAGTTCGTTGGTTATAAGTCCATTACGTCATCTATCGCCGTTAGAACCGATTCGTTGCAGACGCTGGCCCCAATTGAGCTGCTCGCCGACAGCAAAACTCTGCAGGAAGTGGTCGTAACAAAACGACGGTCTGAGGCCGATCAGTTGCTTCAGATTCAGACCAGCCTGGCTGGCAACGCGCTTGCAGCCACGCGGGGGCTGTCGCTGGGAGAGAGCCTGAAAACTTTGCCCGGGCTATATTCCATCCAGACCGGCCCGTCGATATCGAAACCCGTCATCCACGGCCTTTACAGCAACCGGATTCTGACGCTGAACAATGGCGTTCGGCAGGAAGATCAGCAGTGGGGCAGTGAACACGCTCCGCAGATTGATCCTTTTCTGGCATCCCAACTGACCGTAATTAAGGGGGCGGCCAGTATTCGCTACGGTTCCGACGCCATTGGCGGGGTAATTCTGGTGGAGCCGAAAGCGATGCCACTCAAGCCCGGTTTCGGGGGTGAGGTGAACCTGGTCGGAGGGACCAACGGGGGACAGGGCGTGGTTTCGGGACTGATCGAACAGGCCTTCGGGAAAAAACTGACGGGGCTGAGCTGGCGACTGCAGGGAACACTCAAGCGTGTAGGGTATGCCAGAACCCCTGACTACTATCTAGAGAACAGCAGCTATCATGAGAACTCGTTCTCGGGTGCCGTCAACTATACGCGCCGGATTGGCACCACGGGGACGGCAGGCATTGACGTGTTCTATAGCCAGTTTTATACAAAAGTAGGCTTGTTTACGGGCGCGCAGGTGGGCAGTCTGGCTGATTTTTACGCGGCCATCGCCCGTCCCGAACCGCTTCATCAGCCTGGCTTCTCGTACGCGCTCGGGCGGCCCTACCAGCAGGTGCAGCATGATTTGCTGAAAGTCAGGGCGTTCGTCCGGTCGGATCGACTGGGAACCCTGACAGCTACCGTGGCCCGCCAGCAGAACGTCCGGCGCGAATACGATTTGTTGTCATTTAGTCGCGCTACCGACCCCGAACTTTACCTGAAGCTGGTCACGCAAACGGCCGATTTAATCTGGGAACACCAGCCCCTTAAGACCGGGGGCGGGGGCAGTGGTCGGGGAGCATAG
- a CDS encoding TonB-dependent receptor domain-containing protein has product MERYANDRWTLEGGIRYDYRWLRAYFLDEPSKQVSTQTRNWRNGTGSLGATYQLNRQLSVSGILSTAWRAPSVSDLYSDGLHQSAVAYERGNPDLKPEQAYNASLSVEYTGKRLYADLGLYNNLIHNYIYLKPDSVPVIRQRGAFPAYSYRQVQALFRGIDATIRYQLTDRLTFTSKTSLLFAYDHTNQSYLVNVPPNRTDTGLRYAWPKEAGAGRISGLYASVNTLYVARQNRVPSVSQRQENGQIIFTGDFAPPPAAYALLGVEAGFTWRIGTQSLNVILTGNNLLNRVYRDYLDRFRYFADEPGRNLMLKLKLPLTFTRANS; this is encoded by the coding sequence CTGGAACGCTATGCCAACGACCGCTGGACACTGGAAGGCGGTATCCGCTATGATTACCGCTGGCTGCGCGCTTATTTCCTGGACGAGCCCAGTAAGCAGGTCAGCACTCAGACCCGCAACTGGCGCAACGGAACCGGTTCGCTTGGCGCAACGTACCAGCTAAACCGGCAGCTATCCGTTTCAGGGATTCTCAGTACGGCCTGGCGGGCACCCAGCGTCAGCGATCTATACTCCGATGGCCTGCATCAGAGCGCGGTGGCTTACGAACGGGGCAACCCGGATCTGAAACCCGAGCAGGCTTACAATGCCAGTCTGTCGGTGGAATACACGGGCAAACGACTCTACGCTGATCTTGGACTATACAATAATCTAATCCACAATTACATCTATCTGAAACCCGATTCGGTGCCCGTCATCCGGCAGCGGGGGGCATTTCCGGCCTATTCTTACCGCCAGGTTCAGGCGTTGTTCCGGGGGATCGATGCAACCATCCGGTACCAGCTTACAGATCGGCTGACGTTTACGTCAAAGACTTCTCTGCTTTTTGCCTACGATCACACCAACCAAAGCTACCTGGTTAATGTCCCTCCGAACCGCACCGATACCGGACTACGCTATGCGTGGCCGAAAGAGGCAGGTGCGGGGCGGATTTCGGGCCTGTATGCCAGTGTGAACACTCTGTACGTGGCCCGGCAGAACCGGGTGCCGAGCGTAAGCCAGCGTCAGGAAAACGGACAAATTATCTTTACCGGCGATTTTGCCCCCCCACCGGCGGCCTATGCACTGCTGGGGGTCGAAGCCGGTTTTACGTGGCGGATTGGCACGCAATCGCTGAACGTCATTCTGACGGGCAATAACCTGCTGAATCGGGTGTACCGGGATTATCTCGACCGGTTTCGCTACTTCGCCGACGAGCCGGGACGTAACCTTATGCTCAAGCTAAAGTTACCCCTGACCTTCACCCGGGCAAATTCCTGA
- a CDS encoding START-like domain-containing protein, which yields MEKRKFVAEYELRASPKMLFPYISTASGLSQWFASKVNTMPEQRFDFQWDNESHIARQVSMRQNKGVRFEFLDTADNGSDNNYVDFRVDQSELTQSTFLRITDYSSTTDEDELKDLWDGLMDKLREIVGS from the coding sequence ATGGAGAAGAGAAAATTTGTGGCTGAATACGAACTACGGGCTTCTCCCAAAATGCTGTTCCCGTACATCAGCACCGCATCGGGCCTGTCGCAGTGGTTTGCCAGTAAAGTCAACACCATGCCTGAACAGCGATTCGATTTTCAGTGGGACAATGAAAGTCATATTGCCCGGCAGGTTTCCATGCGGCAGAACAAAGGGGTGCGGTTTGAGTTTCTGGACACGGCCGACAATGGCTCCGATAATAACTACGTTGATTTTCGCGTCGATCAGTCTGAACTGACTCAGTCAACGTTTCTGCGCATCACCGACTACTCTTCAACCACCGACGAAGACGAACTGAAAGACCTCTGGGACGGTTTAATGGATAAGCTGAGAGAGATCGTAGGTAGTTAA
- a CDS encoding LptF/LptG family permease: MKKIDKLVLGSFWGPFFLTLGVVIFIFLMRLLMFYIDEFVSKDLDLATFGRLLFYFALLTIPTALPLAVLLSSLMTFGNLGEFFELTALKSAGISLTRAMRPLLVVALGISIFSFWFNNKVAPWANLKGYSLLYDIKTAKATLNLKEGIFYNDLPGYSIKVDQKVKAGKESTTGDLLKGLVIYKHPTSGMETGNREIILADSGRMYTDKDLTYLVFELFNGNDYQEYSDNNTVSYASTGTPGKGAQFVRNGFKDYRLVISLESFGIKRTDENQFEYHEYMKNLSELSTLTDSLRKDLKNTSQSVATTSRQYYNYQFKTVALPPDQKKVVAGKWVDSLVRRKKITQQELAQTALSQAQNILSYASSNVTYLTEKEKNVWKYQLESHHKFTQSISVFVMFLIGASMGAIIKKGGFGLPVLVSIVFFIFLYVLTLTGDKYAKDGLLWVPLGAWMANLVLFPIGLYLMQRARHDSRLFDKDIYVIAWERLKRKWNERRNQSTVVGG; the protein is encoded by the coding sequence ATGAAGAAAATTGATAAATTAGTACTCGGCTCGTTCTGGGGGCCGTTTTTTCTGACCCTCGGCGTCGTCATCTTCATCTTTCTGATGCGGCTGCTGATGTTTTACATCGACGAGTTTGTTTCCAAAGACCTCGATTTAGCCACCTTCGGCCGCCTGCTCTTTTATTTTGCCCTGCTGACCATTCCGACGGCGCTGCCCCTGGCCGTGCTGCTCTCGTCGTTGATGACGTTCGGGAACCTGGGCGAATTCTTTGAACTGACGGCCCTGAAAAGCGCAGGCATTTCACTCACGCGCGCCATGCGTCCGCTGCTGGTCGTAGCTCTCGGTATCAGTATATTCTCGTTCTGGTTTAATAATAAGGTAGCACCCTGGGCTAATCTGAAAGGCTATAGTCTGCTCTACGATATCAAAACCGCCAAGGCTACCCTGAATCTCAAAGAAGGCATTTTTTACAACGACCTGCCGGGCTACAGTATCAAGGTCGATCAGAAAGTCAAAGCAGGTAAGGAGAGCACGACCGGCGACCTGCTGAAGGGGCTGGTAATCTATAAGCACCCCACGAGCGGTATGGAAACCGGCAACCGGGAGATTATCCTGGCCGACTCGGGACGGATGTATACCGATAAAGACCTGACTTATCTGGTCTTTGAACTCTTCAACGGTAACGATTATCAGGAGTATTCCGACAACAATACGGTGAGTTATGCCAGTACGGGCACACCGGGTAAAGGGGCGCAGTTCGTCAGGAACGGCTTTAAGGATTACCGGCTGGTCATCAGTCTCGAATCGTTCGGGATTAAACGAACCGACGAGAACCAGTTTGAGTACCACGAGTACATGAAGAACCTCAGCGAACTCTCCACGCTGACCGATTCGTTGCGTAAGGACCTGAAAAATACCAGCCAGAGCGTCGCGACTACCTCCCGCCAGTATTACAATTATCAGTTTAAGACGGTCGCTCTACCCCCTGATCAGAAAAAAGTAGTCGCTGGCAAGTGGGTCGATTCGCTGGTGCGCCGGAAGAAGATCACCCAGCAGGAACTGGCGCAGACCGCGCTTAGCCAGGCCCAGAATATCCTGTCCTATGCGTCTTCGAACGTAACCTACCTGACCGAGAAAGAAAAGAACGTCTGGAAGTACCAGCTGGAAAGCCACCACAAGTTCACCCAGTCGATATCCGTATTCGTTATGTTCCTGATCGGTGCTTCGATGGGGGCCATCATCAAGAAAGGCGGCTTTGGGCTGCCCGTGCTGGTCTCGATCGTATTCTTTATCTTTCTATACGTGCTGACGCTCACGGGCGATAAATACGCAAAAGATGGCCTGTTGTGGGTACCGCTGGGTGCCTGGATGGCTAACCTCGTCCTGTTTCCC